The region acacatgcgtattcacactggtgagaaaccctacaagtgtgaggagtgcagcaggcagtttagcGGGCTGGGtagtctgaagaaacacatgcggattcacactggtgagaaaccctacaagtgtgaggagtgcagcaggcaattcagtgagctgggtcatCTGATTAAACATGTACgtattcacactggtgagaaaccctacaagtgtgaggagtgcagcaggcagttcagcgAGCTGAGtagtctgaagaaacacatgcggattcacactggtgagaaaccctacaagtgtgaggagtgcagcaagcagttcagtaagCAGGGTGCTCTGAAGATACACATGCGGTGTCACACAGGGGAGAGACCCTACAGATGTGtggaatgcagcaggcagttcaggcAGTCCAGTCACCTAAAGGCTCACATacggactcacactggggaaaaaccatacaagtgtgaagagtgcagcaagcagttcagtaagCAGGGTGCTCTGAAGATACACATGCAGAGTCAGACAGGGGAGagaccctacaggtgtgaggagtgcaggaGGCATTTCAGTACGCCGCAGGAGCTGAAGATACACGAGCGTACCCACACAGGGGAGAGACCCTACAGGTGTGTAgaatgcagcaaacagttcaggcAGTCCAGTCACCTGAAGGCTCACATacggactcacactggggaaaaaccttacaagtgtgaggagtgcagcaggcaattCAGTGAGCTGGGTTCTCTAACTAATCACATACgtattcacactggtgagaaaccctaccgGTGTGacgagtgcagcaaacagttcagtagGCTAGGTTATCTGAAGGAACACATGCgtattcacactggtgagaaaccctacaagtgtgaggagtgcagcaggcagttcagcgAGATGGGTAGTCTGACGGAACACATGCggattcacactggtgagaaaccctacaggtgtgaggagtgcagcaaacagttcagtagGCTGAGTAGTCTGACGGAACACATGCggattcacactggtgagaaaccctacaggtgtgaggagtgcagcaaacagttcagtagGCTGAGTAGTCTGACGAAACACATGCggattcacactggtgagaaaccctacaggtgtgaggagtgccgCAAACAGTTCAGTAGActgagtaatctgaagagacacatgcgaattcacactggagagaaacccaacaagtgtgaggagtgcaacaggtagttcagtgagctgggtgaTCTTAAGTCTCAcgtgcggactcacactggagagaaaccgtacaggCGTTAGGCGTGCATTAGGCAGTTTAGTGCTCAACCTACTCTAATAATACACATGCAAAGTCATAagtaaaatttgtttttgttgatgtAGCATTTCATTAAGCCTATACATAAATCTAGTTTTGTTCGTTTTTTAAACTTAACCCAGTCCAGTTACATATATATTTCGTTCAAGTCATTCATCAATGCAGTTTTGTTCCTTGTTGCGgactcatactggtgagaaaccctataggtgtgaggagtgcaacaggcAATTCAGTGAGCTGGGTGATCTTAAGTCTCACGTGCGGAcgcacactggagagaaaccgtacaggtgtgaggagtgcagcaaacagttcagtagGCTGagaaatctgaagaaacacatccaAATtcacactagtgagaaacctacaggtgtgaggagtgcagcaaacagttcagtagGCTGAGTaaactgaagaaacacatgcaaattcacactggtgagaaaccctataagtgtgaggagtgcaacaggcagttcagtaggctgagtaatctgaagagacacatgcggaatCACACGGGAGAAACTCTCCCGGTGTGAaaagtgcagcaggcagttcagtgagatgGGTGCTCTGAAGAAACACGGACTCTCCCATGACACTGATGAGAAACCTACAGATGTGAAAAGTGGAGCAGGCGATTTAGTTATCATCCCAACATAATTGTTATCTTGAAATGTTATTAAAATGCTATTCTTGTTTTTAGTGTTCTGTTACATAGTTTGTTCGATTTTTGTTTTTAGTGTTCTGTTAAGTTTGATTTAGTGTTCTGTTAAGTTTGTTCAAgtgttgcttttttttgttcAATAAAGTTGTCTGAATTACAATTGTTTGCAGATATCTTTTGAGGAAGCCAATATTGGAAGTACTAGTAAGACAACATGTTTTGACATAATAatgtggtgtcgtgtggcgtaatggatagaacatccgactgtcaaacaaggggacccgagtttgAACCCGGCCTGCCCCAGACATGTCTAAACATACGCCCCgccgttgtgcccttgggaaaggctcttaacacgactttccttacttcactcaggtataaatgagtacctagctcatctagggttagggatgtccctaggataggacgttaaatggaggtcccgtgtttggggaaagCCAcgccccgcgcacgtaaaagaacccaccacacctttcgaaaaagagtagtggcatgccccggtgtgcgatggtccaaaccttacagtctggtctgggttgacatcttgaaaaggtgatagttcacctgttatgtcaatccttccagaaatgtggtaaatctgaataaataaatgaataatacatgCACCAGACAGGCTACATAGAGAATACTTCTGGTTgcagaaatgagaaaaaaaggaatctttAAGTTATCAGTTGTACAGATCTAGTTTGTAAGAGAGGCCTGCGGATCAACTTACCACATATCGTCTGCAATAACCTTGCACAGGTTGAAACGTTGCTtaaatgttgttgctgtttttttgtccttgctgcaaaaaaacaacaaaaacagcaacaacatttaAGCAACGTTTCAACCTGTGAAAGGtttaagtatcaatttgagaACACTCATGTGTTCATAAGTCAAAAGCGTAGCCTAGCAATCATCCCTAGTACTGCAATAATACATCGCCATGGAGGCTTCAATcttatggatcaaaagcgtgGACTATCAATCCTAAGTGGTACTGCAATAATTTATCGTCATGGAAGCGTGCTTCTCATGGATCAAAACCCTAATATTCTTAACTGAAACCAGCCTTCTTCGAAGACTTTTGGAACggcgtttatttatttatttattggggGGATGAGCTGATACAGGGGGTTTACAGGGAAAAAGTAATGGCGACAGAGGGAGTTTTGCTGCCTAGAGAGTAATGCAGCGGAGGGAGTCACGCATCTCCAGCTTATACTCTGTTTTACTTGTTGTACTGTTGTAGAGGTGTAGCTCCCTCCGCGTCATGACTCCATAGGCCGCGAAACTCCCTCTGCCGTCGTTAGAGCACATCTAAAAAATAATAATCAGCGCCACCTAGCAATCCTCCCTAGAGCTGCTATAATGTTCGGTCAGGCGTCAACCTGTGCAAAAGCGCTGTCTGTGCAGAAGCAAACCTTTAGAAATACAAGCAAACTATATCGACGCTAGAATAATTATCTATCATGTTAATCAGTGACTGAAGTGCAAATTTCCGTACGTCTCCCACGTGTCTGGCCACGCCGTCATTGATAGTACGGGGGTTTACTTGCCTCCATTTCTGACTTTTGTCATACGTGTGGTATCAAAGAGAAGCATTTAAAGCATACTGGGCCATTGGAAAGACAAAACGATATAAACTTAAGCCTCACGAACATCGGTAGAATGTTCGCCTTGCACTCGGTAGATCGTTAGCTCAATCCTTTGTGAATTCATACCATGCCAAATACATtacaatggtacatactgctttctctgctcagcactGCtcagctttctctgcttagcatttgGAAAAGAGTACGGCATGCGCAGTTAAACGCATACTACTACCAGTGGACAAGCTCCCTGCTGTAGAGACACCAACAAAATTGTGTGCCTCAAGGGATTCGAATCGGACATTTCTGTGTGTTGTGCCAGCACCAATGagaggtttgtttgtgtgtcttgcagGTCCTATCCAAGAATATCCTATCCAAGAATAGATATGTCTTaagcggatagtgttcagcaccgtTGCCTAGCAGGTTTTTAGTTCATCAATGTTCTATACGTATGTGAACACTGTCgtttgtgtttgtcttttttttaatcaaacaacaaaagaatatacagtacacagaggtgatgcactcaaGCTGTGgataatatcaaacatcacctctgaaaatgaaaattacagcttacatagatatatacaataacaatacgaaacagcaattgggtggtccaatacaaacaagcaatgtgcgtaacaaacaaacaaacaatcgaTATATCAACACAGCCGTACTAAGTTTTATAGCGTTTGCTTGTCACAATATAGTCCTGGGTCAAGCCCAAAATTTCACAATAATTATTGTGATCagacgaaacaaaggatgagccCCTTAGTAACAAATGAATGAGGGCTTGATCAGAAAGACTGTCGAGATCAAGTATGGGGGTCAAtaggttccgtaggttgccgTGAAGGTTTAGTCtttgttgactgtatatagggcagtacaaaagataatgaacAAAACAACGCTTTCGCTTTGACGTCCACAGGTGTAGGCTGGACTTGTAGCTAAGTTACGGGTAAACAAACTTTCGTTTGATTG is a window of Branchiostoma lanceolatum isolate klBraLanc5 chromosome 8, klBraLanc5.hap2, whole genome shotgun sequence DNA encoding:
- the LOC136440421 gene encoding zinc finger protein 845-like → MASAGRVQSLDDVRRKAKKTTSVPSNRGKKLYKCEECSKQFSKQGALKIHMRSHTGERPYRCVECSRQFRQSSHLKAHIRTHTGEKPYKCEECSKQFSKQGALKIHMQSHTGERPYRCEECRRQFSKQGALKIHMQSHTGERPYRCEECRRHFSTPQELKIHERTHTGERPYRCVECTKQFKQSSHLKAHIRTHTGEKPYKCEECSRQFSELGSLTNHIRIHTGEKPYQCEECSKQFSRLSNLKKHMRIHTGEKPYKCEECSRQFSGLGSLKKHMRIHTGEKPYKCEECSRQFSELGHLIKHVRIHTGEKPYKCEECSRQFSELSSLKKHMRIHTGEKPYKCEECSKQFSKQGALKIHMRCHTGERPYRCVECSRQFRQSSHLKAHIRTHTGEKPYKCEECSKQFSKQGALKIHMQSQTGERPYRCEECRRHFSTPQELKIHERTHTGERPYRCVECSKQFRQSSHLKAHIRTHTGEKPYKCEECSRQFSELGSLTNHIRIHTGEKPYRCDECSKQFSRLGYLKEHMRIHTGEKPYKCEECSRQFSEMGSLTEHMRIHTGEKPYRCEECSKQFSRLSSLTEHMRIHTGEKPYRCEECSKQFSRLSSLTKHMRIHTGEKPYRCEECRKQFSRLSNLKRHMRIHTGEKPNKCEECNR